The DNA sequence TAAAAGTATCTCATTATTATTAGATTTAATAAATTTTTCTAATAAATCTATATATTTTTTATTATTAGAGTTTCCAATTATAATAAGTGCATTTCTTTTTAAAGTATTAGCTCCAGTCCAACCAATTGGAGTGTTAGAATAAAATTTTTTCAATTTTTTATTGGACATGAATAAAATTTTCTCAATAGAAATATATAAATTATTTAAAATTTTAAACTCTTTTATTGGAGAAGAAGATATATTTTTATTCATAGGACATACATCTTGGCAGATATCGCATCCCCAATAATTATTATAAATCAATTCAGGCGAAATATTATTTTTAGTAGTTGTTAGATATGCAATACATTTTGTAGCCTCAAGTTTAAAATCGCCTAAAATAGCAGAATTAGGACAACTAGTTTTGCATAAATTACATTTATTACAGAGTAAATTAAATTCTTCAGATAATTCAGTAGGCGCTAATTCTAAATCAGTTAAAATTTCTCCTAAAAAGATAAAAGAACCATATTTTTTTGTATATATTAAAGAATTTTTTCCATAAAGTCCAATTCCGCTATTTTTCGCTATCTCTTTTTCAAAAAGTGGATTTGAGTCTACATATATTTCAAATTTATTATTAGGATATATATTTTTTAATTCAATTATTATTTTTTCTAAAATATTATTTGCAACATGATGATAGTCTAATCTTAAAGCATATTTTGATATTTTATATTCTTTGTATTCTGGAATATTTCCATTGTTATATGGAAATGCAATTGAAATAATAGATTTGATATTTGGAAAAATATTATTTAAATTAGATCTTTTGTTAAAATCTTTTTCATCAAATTCAACAATATGATTATCAGCTAATTTTGAATTAAAAATATTTTTTAAATATGAAAAGTCAGTTATATTTGTTATTCCATATACGTCTATATTATAATTTGATAAAATTTTATTTAACATAACGATTACCTCTAAATTTTAAATTCCCCATCATCATTAAAAAAATTTAAAATGATAATGGGGTTCATATTTTATTTTGATTTTTTCAAATCATTTCTAAATCATTGTGTATTTTAAAACAAAATCGGAAGGTTATTTTTAAGCCGTTTCTTAGTAAATATTTCCAACTAATCCGACAGCTTTTTTTACTTCTATAATTTTTTCTGTTGCAACACTACGAGCTTTTTCAGCACCATCTTTTAAAACTTTTTTTACATAATCCATATTATTAACTAATTCTTCTCTTCTTTCTCTATATGGTTTAAAATATTCTAAAATTATTTCTAAAAGTTCTTTTTTAGCATGACCATATCCATAATTTCCACCTAAATATTTTCGTCTCATCTCTTCAAGTTGAGTTTCTGTTGCAAACAATTTATATAAAGCAAAAACATTACAGATGTCAGGATTTTTAGGTTCTTCTAATGGAGTGCTGTCAGTTACTATTTTCATAATTTGCTTTTTCAAAGATTTTTTAGGAGCAAACATCTCTATTGTATTGTTATAACTTTTTGACATTTTTTGCCCATCTATTCCAGGAACGACAGCCATTGTATCTTTTATTAATTCTTTTGGAAGCTTGAAAATATCCCCATAAATACTATTAAATTTAATTGCAATATCTCTTGCCATCTCCACATGTTGCTTTTGATCTTTCCCAACAGGTACTATATCAGAATTATAAATTAAAATATCAGAAGCCATTAATATAGGGTAAGTAAATAGCCCGTGATTTGCAGCAATTCCTTTTGCTACTTTATCTTTATAAGAATGAGCTCTTTCTAAAAGTGCTATTGGAGTTACATTACTTAAAATCCAAGTTAATTCTGTAACCTCTGGTACATCTGATTGTAAAAATAGTGTAGATTTTTCTGGATCAAGTCCAAAAGCTAAATAATCTAAGACTACATCATATGTGTTTTTAGTTAATTGTGCTGGACTTGGATGAGATGTAAGCGCATGGTAATCAGCAATAAAATAAAATCCATCATATTTAGATTGAAAATCA is a window from the Haliovirga abyssi genome containing:
- the queG gene encoding tRNA epoxyqueuosine(34) reductase QueG, which codes for MLNKILSNYNIDVYGITNITDFSYLKNIFNSKLADNHIVEFDEKDFNKRSNLNNIFPNIKSIISIAFPYNNGNIPEYKEYKISKYALRLDYHHVANNILEKIIIELKNIYPNNKFEIYVDSNPLFEKEIAKNSGIGLYGKNSLIYTKKYGSFIFLGEILTDLELAPTELSEEFNLLCNKCNLCKTSCPNSAILGDFKLEATKCIAYLTTTKNNISPELIYNNYWGCDICQDVCPMNKNISSSPIKEFKILNNLYISIEKILFMSNKKLKKFYSNTPIGWTGANTLKRNALIIIGNSNNKKYIDLLEKFIKSNNNEILLKYAKISLEKLNRTI
- the trpS gene encoding tryptophan--tRNA ligase, which gives rise to MMRSLSGIQPSGTLHIGNYFGAIKQFIDFQSKYDGFYFIADYHALTSHPSPAQLTKNTYDVVLDYLAFGLDPEKSTLFLQSDVPEVTELTWILSNVTPIALLERAHSYKDKVAKGIAANHGLFTYPILMASDILIYNSDIVPVGKDQKQHVEMARDIAIKFNSIYGDIFKLPKELIKDTMAVVPGIDGQKMSKSYNNTIEMFAPKKSLKKQIMKIVTDSTPLEEPKNPDICNVFALYKLFATETQLEEMRRKYLGGNYGYGHAKKELLEIILEYFKPYRERREELVNNMDYVKKVLKDGAEKARSVATEKIIEVKKAVGLVGNIY